One genomic region from Verrucomicrobiia bacterium encodes:
- a CDS encoding MBL fold metallo-hydrolase → MRIQNLNPDRNIGASSWFVEFENHNLLLDAGTHPKLEGRASLPLYNLVQDKELDAIVLSHCHHDHVGSLPVALQHFPNAHVLMTELSYFLVERVLHNSVNVMMRQREELGIREYPLFSHDYVDEIASLFQGFKYNREVEWGAFQKTRSGFTSPTLEFYDAGHTLGSAGVMVRGAKETLFFTGDVCFQDQTILKGARFEDVKADVLIMETTRGNREVPAGLTRASELARLAEAIIRVQERKGSVLLPTFALGRTQEMLAFLALLMKEGRLRNQPIYIGGLGRVFTEIYDLEAHRTHRSHSNLQLREALNLTVLDRKQIDKMKNTGGRIYVVTAGMMSENTAAHDLAARMAGDENHAIFFVGYTDPETPGGRMRVAKKGETFLFSPSAGEVTLNCEMDAFDLTAHANRDELLDFVGRVEPRTVILGHGDDDARAWFAQAIAQRHPKIKVLQPGPGESVEV, encoded by the coding sequence ATGCGCATTCAGAATCTGAATCCTGACCGCAACATTGGGGCCAGTTCGTGGTTCGTCGAGTTTGAGAACCACAACCTGCTGCTCGATGCCGGTACGCACCCTAAACTTGAGGGGCGCGCCTCCCTCCCGCTCTACAATCTGGTGCAGGACAAGGAGCTGGACGCCATCGTCCTCAGCCATTGCCACCACGACCACGTCGGCTCCCTGCCCGTCGCCTTGCAGCACTTCCCGAATGCGCACGTGCTCATGACCGAGCTGAGCTACTTCCTCGTGGAACGCGTCCTCCACAATTCCGTCAACGTGATGATGCGTCAGCGCGAGGAACTCGGCATCCGCGAGTATCCGCTCTTCTCGCACGATTACGTGGACGAGATCGCCTCCCTCTTCCAAGGCTTCAAATACAATCGCGAAGTGGAATGGGGCGCCTTTCAAAAAACGCGCTCGGGCTTCACCTCACCCACATTGGAATTTTACGATGCCGGTCACACCTTGGGCTCCGCTGGTGTGATGGTCCGTGGTGCGAAGGAAACGCTCTTCTTCACCGGTGACGTCTGCTTCCAAGATCAAACGATTCTGAAAGGCGCGCGCTTCGAAGATGTGAAGGCCGATGTGCTCATCATGGAGACGACGCGCGGTAATCGCGAAGTCCCCGCCGGTCTCACACGCGCCTCGGAATTGGCGCGTCTCGCCGAGGCGATCATCCGCGTGCAAGAACGCAAAGGTTCCGTGCTGCTGCCCACCTTCGCACTCGGCCGCACGCAAGAGATGCTCGCGTTCCTCGCCTTGCTCATGAAGGAAGGCCGCTTGCGCAATCAGCCCATCTACATCGGCGGCTTGGGCCGCGTCTTCACCGAGATCTACGACCTGGAAGCGCACCGCACGCATCGCAGTCATAGCAACCTGCAACTGCGTGAAGCGTTGAATCTCACCGTGCTCGATCGCAAGCAGATCGATAAAATGAAGAACACCGGTGGGCGCATCTACGTGGTCACGGCGGGCATGATGAGCGAAAACACTGCCGCCCATGATCTCGCCGCGCGCATGGCGGGTGATGAGAACCACGCCATCTTCTTCGTTGGTTACACCGATCCCGAAACACCTGGTGGCCGCATGCGTGTGGCGAAGAAAGGCGAAACGTTTCTGTTCAGCCCCAGCGCCGGTGAAGTGACGCTGAACTGCGAGATGGACGCCTTCGACCTCACCGCCCATGCGAATCGTGATGAACTCCTCGACTTCGTAGGCCGCGTAGAACCGCGCACCGTGATCCTGGGTCACGGCGATGACGACGCTCGCGCCTGGTTCGCCCAAGCCATCGCGCAACGTCACCCGAAGATCAAAGTGCTCCAGCCCGGTCCCGGTGAAAGCGTGGAAGTGTGA
- a CDS encoding LTA synthase family protein: protein MLWSTIGTKKNWSEGWRGKFLTCAFTIGWSLLTFMLITEGFFFEEFQSRFNTVAVDYLIYPHEVFVNIWESYHVVWIIVSCLLLGAGAAAITLRTSKTSWSVSKDYRSAALWFVITILLGFSVGRSESHVCEERSVNELASNTFSSLLYAASTRNLDYAAFYPTMDRCAAFRRTKRLLVEPGEEYTGNSDDLWRHVAGDPSRPKLNVCLLLEESLGSEFWGALGRKEPSLMPQMDEIATKEGWLFDNIYADGNRTIRGYEGVFSSFPPLPGDSIVARDRTKDVETIAQVLDRDGYETMFVYAGRGVFDGTGKFAQDNGWKHFLELKDFKDPAFTTVWGVCNEDLYDRLLIEMRQYHDAGKPFLMTSMSVSNHKPYSYPAGRIPEAPNRTRTNVVKYTDYALAKFFEKAKREPFWKDTIFVVVGDHGARVYGSQTIPIRSYEIPFLVLGPAVADSPQRISTLGCQMDVMPTVLGMIGRPYDTTFFGHDLLKTLPGTERVLLNHNRSVGIYQDERLVVFNLNRKVEYFAGNPKCGQMKPVPTPDEKMKELEDDATAIYQSADDLYMNRRFTWHVRKD from the coding sequence ATGTTATGGAGCACTATCGGCACAAAGAAAAACTGGAGTGAAGGCTGGAGAGGGAAATTTCTGACATGCGCGTTTACCATCGGCTGGAGCCTGTTGACGTTTATGCTCATCACGGAAGGTTTCTTCTTCGAGGAATTTCAGTCCCGCTTCAACACCGTGGCTGTCGATTACCTTATCTACCCGCACGAAGTTTTTGTGAACATTTGGGAAAGCTACCACGTTGTCTGGATCATAGTATCGTGCCTGCTTTTGGGAGCAGGCGCAGCCGCTATCACCCTTCGCACCAGCAAAACTAGCTGGTCAGTTTCCAAAGACTATCGCTCCGCAGCCTTGTGGTTCGTCATCACCATCCTACTAGGCTTCAGTGTCGGTCGTTCGGAAAGCCACGTCTGCGAGGAACGATCGGTGAATGAACTCGCCAGTAACACCTTCTCCTCTCTTCTCTACGCTGCCTCCACTCGCAATCTCGATTACGCCGCATTCTATCCGACCATGGATAGATGTGCTGCCTTCCGGCGCACCAAGCGTCTCTTGGTCGAGCCGGGAGAGGAATACACCGGCAATTCGGACGACCTCTGGCGTCATGTAGCAGGCGATCCCAGCCGCCCCAAGCTCAACGTCTGCCTCTTGCTGGAAGAAAGTCTTGGCTCCGAATTCTGGGGCGCCCTGGGTCGCAAAGAACCATCTCTCATGCCGCAGATGGATGAAATCGCCACCAAGGAAGGATGGCTGTTCGATAACATCTATGCTGATGGCAATCGCACCATCCGCGGCTATGAAGGTGTCTTCAGCAGCTTTCCGCCGTTACCCGGTGACTCGATCGTGGCCCGTGACCGCACGAAAGATGTCGAGACCATCGCTCAAGTTTTGGACCGCGATGGCTACGAGACCATGTTCGTTTACGCCGGACGCGGCGTCTTCGACGGCACTGGGAAATTCGCGCAAGATAACGGCTGGAAACATTTTCTCGAACTCAAAGATTTCAAGGACCCAGCCTTCACGACCGTCTGGGGTGTTTGCAATGAAGACCTATATGACCGTCTGCTCATAGAGATGCGTCAATATCACGACGCCGGAAAACCTTTTCTCATGACGAGCATGTCCGTCTCGAATCACAAACCATATTCTTATCCGGCCGGACGCATTCCCGAAGCGCCGAACCGGACACGCACCAACGTCGTGAAATACACAGATTATGCGCTGGCGAAATTCTTCGAGAAAGCAAAGCGCGAACCTTTCTGGAAGGATACGATCTTCGTCGTTGTGGGAGATCATGGAGCCCGCGTTTACGGCAGCCAAACCATCCCCATTCGTTCCTACGAAATCCCCTTTTTAGTTTTGGGCCCTGCCGTGGCAGACAGTCCCCAACGCATCTCCACACTCGGTTGCCAGATGGATGTTATGCCTACCGTCCTGGGCATGATCGGTCGCCCCTATGACACCACATTCTTTGGACACGATTTGTTGAAGACCCTTCCCGGCACCGAAAGGGTTCTGTTAAACCACAATCGTTCCGTCGGCATCTATCAGGACGAACGCCTTGTAGTCTTCAACCTTAATCGCAAAGTGGAATATTTCGCCGGCAACCCCAAATGCGGGCAGATGAAACCCGTTCCCACTCCCGATGAGAAAATGAAAGAACTCGAGGACGATGCCACAGCCATATACCAATCCGCAGATGATCTCTACATGAACCGGCGTTTCACCTGGCATGTCAGGAAGGATTGA
- a CDS encoding FadR/GntR family transcriptional regulator, which yields MSLQTIERPASLVEEVCRQISGQIHDDAFSKDGWLPAERELAERLGVSRPVVREATKRLELQGLLEIRHGVGIKVVDKLHKPLNGSVALLIPDTAERLRQLTEARLLLEPGLARIAAEKASASLLKSLRRNLARQAAADTNSESVEADLEFHRLVTMAAGNEICTLLLDSLADLGRESRKTTLSAVGNAVAVDHHTQIFTAIETRQPEKAFAAMKMHLEAAAQDITKGLKLRKGKATA from the coding sequence ATGTCCCTGCAAACCATCGAGCGCCCCGCGTCTCTTGTAGAAGAGGTGTGTCGCCAAATCTCTGGCCAGATCCATGATGACGCCTTTTCCAAGGACGGCTGGCTTCCTGCCGAACGCGAATTAGCCGAACGCCTCGGCGTCAGCCGCCCCGTGGTGCGTGAGGCCACCAAACGCCTAGAACTCCAAGGCTTGCTTGAGATCCGCCACGGCGTCGGTATCAAAGTCGTCGATAAACTGCACAAACCGCTCAACGGCTCCGTCGCCCTGCTCATTCCCGATACCGCCGAGCGACTGCGGCAGTTGACCGAAGCGCGACTCCTCCTCGAACCGGGCCTCGCCCGCATCGCCGCCGAAAAAGCCTCCGCTTCCCTGCTGAAAAGCTTACGCCGCAACCTCGCCCGCCAAGCCGCCGCCGATACGAACAGCGAATCCGTCGAAGCCGACCTCGAGTTTCACCGCCTCGTGACCATGGCCGCTGGCAACGAGATTTGCACCCTCTTGCTGGATTCCCTCGCAGACTTGGGTCGCGAAAGCCGCAAGACCACGCTCTCCGCCGTCGGCAATGCCGTCGCCGTCGATCATCACACTCAAATCTTCACCGCCATCGAAACCCGGCAACCGGAAAAAGCGTTCGCTGCGATGAAGATGCATCTCGAAGCCGCCGCCCAAGACATCACCAAAGGCCTGAAACTGCGCAAAGGAAAGGCCACCGCGTGA
- a CDS encoding DUF1553 domain-containing protein, whose protein sequence is MNIFKASLRQTPPPRAAGILPAVKQRPTSPSRSADLRSGAMILLLAATILIPSASLFAAPIPTEHITFFEQKIRPLLVAECYDCHSAQAKKLKGNLLLDSQAGFKKGGDSGKPLLDTSAPEASFFLKVIRHEIEDMEMPPKKKLTPEQIADLTRWVKLGAPDPRTGVTAEVKRADKTWWSLQALAQTPPPETKDLKSQTGKVTKPQRTKFDFKAWQTSPIDRYILAKLADKDLQPNPPAERRALIRRLTYDLTGLPPSPEEVDAFLADKSPDAYAKLVDRLLASPQYGERWGRHWLDIVRFGESNGFERNFIIDNAWPFRDYVIRSFNEDKPFNQFIIEHLAGDVVGKDQPDIEIGTAFMTIGPYDDVGNQDAVAAANIRAATLDDMVTATGSAFLGLTINCARCHNHKFDPIPTEDYYRIKTVFEGVKHGARVLTTSAKLKENADATKPLNEERERLLSEKAKIEKEIVERGKTLVVIETPRPAPSPRQTDESFAPLPARHVRFNFLASSSSPLSAGGAKLEEVQVWSGDRNVALASTGAKAEGAKGREAKDFDNAYDVTLVNDGKFGARWFVGNPAQLTITLAQTETIDRVTLFNNYTGPDDRVIAGAAPAVIEYEVFTSLDGKEWKRVADSFDRKAFTPALASERIRRRATTEDDHKRLRELNTVIAQVDGKLRAIPALPQVWVGTITQPKDATVVQRGGDPMKPGDIVKPSSLNVLERVTKSYELDAKAPENERRLALAKWIASDENPLTARVLVNRLWHYHFGTGIVDTPGDFGFLGGQPTHPELLDHLAQRLHSNGWKLKALHREILLSQTYQQSGDFRESAARVDKDARFLWRFPPRRLNAEEVRDTVLRVAGKLDARMGGPGFRLYDYKSDNVSTYTPLDKVGPETYRRAVYHQGARASVVDVLSDFDLPENGFSVPRRANTTTPLQALTMLNHSFTLDMAAALTTRLEQAGGKDNPEKAVTNAYAYAFQRQPTKTELKAATDFITANGLPAFCRALLNANELIYLE, encoded by the coding sequence GTGAACATCTTCAAAGCCAGTCTGCGCCAGACTCCGCCGCCCCGTGCTGCCGGCATCTTGCCGGCAGTAAAGCAGCGCCCGACATCACCATCTCGGAGCGCCGACCTCCGGTCCGGCGCGATGATCTTATTGCTCGCCGCAACCATACTCATCCCAAGCGCTTCCCTTTTCGCCGCTCCCATCCCCACCGAACACATCACTTTCTTCGAACAAAAGATCCGCCCCCTCTTGGTCGCCGAATGCTACGATTGCCACAGTGCCCAAGCCAAGAAACTCAAAGGTAATCTGCTGCTCGATTCCCAAGCAGGGTTTAAAAAAGGCGGCGATTCCGGGAAACCGCTCCTCGATACCAGCGCGCCCGAGGCCAGCTTCTTCCTGAAAGTCATCCGGCACGAAATCGAAGATATGGAGATGCCACCGAAGAAAAAGCTTACTCCTGAGCAGATCGCTGATCTGACACGCTGGGTGAAACTCGGCGCTCCCGATCCCCGCACCGGCGTCACCGCCGAAGTGAAGCGCGCCGATAAAACATGGTGGTCCCTCCAAGCCCTCGCCCAAACACCACCGCCCGAAACCAAAGACCTGAAATCTCAAACCGGCAAAGTCACCAAACCCCAACGCACGAAATTCGATTTCAAAGCCTGGCAGACCAGCCCCATCGACCGCTACATCCTCGCCAAACTTGCGGACAAAGACCTGCAACCGAATCCTCCCGCCGAACGCCGCGCCCTCATCCGCCGTCTCACCTACGATCTCACCGGCCTGCCGCCCTCGCCCGAAGAAGTGGACGCCTTCCTCGCGGACAAATCACCGGATGCTTACGCGAAGCTCGTGGATCGCCTGCTCGCTTCGCCGCAATACGGCGAGCGCTGGGGCCGTCATTGGCTGGACATCGTGCGCTTCGGCGAGAGCAACGGCTTCGAACGCAATTTCATCATCGATAACGCCTGGCCCTTCCGCGATTACGTCATCCGTTCTTTCAATGAGGACAAACCCTTCAATCAGTTCATCATCGAACACCTCGCCGGTGATGTCGTGGGTAAAGACCAGCCGGACATCGAGATCGGCACCGCCTTCATGACCATCGGGCCATACGACGACGTGGGCAATCAAGACGCTGTCGCCGCTGCGAACATCCGCGCCGCTACGCTCGATGACATGGTCACCGCCACCGGCTCCGCGTTCCTCGGTCTCACGATCAATTGCGCCCGTTGCCACAATCACAAGTTCGACCCCATCCCCACGGAAGATTACTACCGCATCAAAACCGTCTTCGAAGGCGTGAAACACGGCGCGCGCGTGCTGACAACTTCGGCGAAGCTCAAGGAGAACGCCGACGCTACGAAGCCCTTGAATGAAGAGCGCGAACGTCTGCTATCCGAGAAGGCGAAGATCGAGAAAGAGATCGTCGAACGCGGCAAAACGCTGGTCGTCATCGAGACGCCGCGTCCCGCCCCCAGTCCGCGCCAGACGGATGAATCCTTTGCGCCGTTGCCCGCGCGTCATGTCCGCTTCAACTTCCTCGCCAGCAGCTCCTCCCCGCTCAGCGCCGGTGGCGCCAAGCTGGAAGAAGTGCAAGTCTGGTCCGGCGATCGCAACGTCGCCCTCGCCAGCACCGGCGCCAAAGCCGAAGGCGCGAAGGGGCGTGAAGCAAAAGATTTCGATAACGCCTACGATGTGACCTTGGTGAACGACGGCAAGTTCGGCGCGCGCTGGTTCGTCGGCAATCCTGCGCAACTCACCATCACACTCGCGCAAACAGAAACCATCGATCGCGTCACGCTCTTCAATAATTACACCGGACCGGATGACCGCGTCATCGCCGGAGCCGCTCCTGCCGTCATTGAATACGAAGTGTTCACCTCGCTCGATGGCAAGGAATGGAAACGCGTCGCCGATTCCTTCGACCGCAAAGCCTTCACCCCTGCGCTTGCGAGCGAACGCATCCGCCGCCGTGCCACCACCGAAGACGATCATAAACGCCTGCGTGAATTGAACACCGTCATCGCACAAGTGGATGGTAAACTCCGCGCCATCCCCGCGCTGCCTCAAGTCTGGGTCGGCACCATCACGCAGCCTAAGGATGCCACCGTCGTGCAACGCGGCGGCGATCCCATGAAGCCCGGCGACATCGTAAAACCTTCCAGTCTCAACGTGCTGGAGCGCGTCACTAAGTCCTATGAGCTGGACGCGAAAGCACCCGAGAACGAACGCCGCCTCGCCCTCGCCAAGTGGATCGCCAGTGACGAGAACCCGCTCACTGCCCGCGTGCTGGTGAACCGTCTGTGGCACTATCACTTCGGCACCGGCATTGTGGATACGCCCGGCGATTTCGGTTTCCTCGGCGGCCAACCGACTCATCCCGAACTGCTCGATCACCTTGCGCAACGCCTCCACTCGAACGGCTGGAAGCTCAAAGCCTTGCACCGCGAAATCCTCCTCTCGCAGACCTATCAACAATCCGGCGACTTCCGCGAATCCGCCGCCCGTGTGGATAAGGATGCCCGCTTTCTCTGGCGCTTCCCGCCGCGTCGTCTGAACGCTGAGGAAGTGCGCGATACCGTCCTGCGCGTCGCAGGCAAGCTCGATGCCCGCATGGGCGGTCCCGGTTTCCGCCTCTACGATTACAAGTCGGACAATGTCTCCACCTACACGCCGCTCGATAAGGTCGGCCCGGAGACTTATCGCCGCGCCGTCTATCATCAAGGTGCCCGCGCCTCCGTCGTCGATGTCCTCAGTGATTTTGATCTGCCGGAAAATGGTTTCAGCGTCCCGCGCCGCGCGAACACCACCACGCCCCTGCAAGCGCTTACGATGCTGAACCACAGCTTCACGCTCGATATGGCCGCCGCTCTGACCACTCGCCTAGAGCAAGCCGGTGGCAAAGATAACCCGGAGAAGGCCGTGACGAACGCCTACGCCTACGCCTTCCAACGGCAACCCACCAAGACCGAACTCAAAGCCGCCACGGACTTCATCACCGCAAACGGCCTGCCCGCCTTCTGCCGCGCGCTGCTGAATGCCAATGAACTGATCTATCTCGAATAA
- a CDS encoding cupin domain-containing protein: MQKVNLAAIPENEDSSPKGKYRSYYKGISEALGREIASTDMLKRHPFDLEWNRIPPGASQCPYHFHTQQWELYLVISGVGTIRDEGGLTEVVAGDSFLFKPGEAHQISNRGTEDFVYLIVADNPMGEGCYYPDSGKWLVAAGTPNRKVVQVQKAEYYDGEE; this comes from the coding sequence ATGCAAAAAGTGAATTTAGCGGCTATCCCCGAGAATGAGGATAGTTCACCGAAGGGGAAGTATCGCTCGTATTACAAGGGCATCTCGGAGGCGTTGGGGCGGGAGATCGCTTCCACGGATATGTTGAAGCGGCATCCGTTTGATCTGGAGTGGAATCGCATACCGCCGGGGGCATCGCAGTGTCCGTATCATTTTCACACGCAGCAGTGGGAGTTGTATCTGGTGATCTCCGGGGTGGGGACGATCCGCGATGAGGGCGGGCTCACGGAGGTGGTGGCGGGGGATTCGTTTCTGTTCAAGCCGGGTGAGGCGCATCAGATCAGCAATCGCGGGACGGAGGATTTTGTCTATCTGATCGTGGCGGATAATCCGATGGGTGAGGGGTGTTATTATCCGGATAGCGGTAAGTGGCTGGTGGCGGCGGGGACGCCAAACCGCAAGGTCGTGCAGGTGCAGAAGGCGGAGTATTATGATGGAGAGGAGTGA
- a CDS encoding DUF4412 domain-containing protein: MKLRPLLALTSALILSVATSAHAQFAGGRGGGAGAMPGSNPALAKVFGKNTAFSAKADLKVSDAAGKETMSGEIKYAFLEGSTYWGMDMSQMKSAQIPPQAAASMKQMGMAEMVMVSKAGAKTALLVYPGMNAYAEMPVPAEAAGDSKADIKTEAVGEETVNGHKCKKNKVTITENGKTQTLFTWNATDLKDFPVRVEVPDNGNGKVQMDYKDIKLEKPDAKLFEAPAGYTRYDNVQALLQGEMMKRMGGGAGGFPKAP; the protein is encoded by the coding sequence ATGAAACTTCGTCCCTTACTGGCTTTGACTTCGGCCTTGATCTTGAGTGTCGCCACTTCGGCCCATGCGCAGTTCGCGGGAGGCCGTGGTGGTGGTGCTGGCGCAATGCCCGGCAGCAATCCAGCGCTTGCCAAAGTGTTCGGCAAGAACACCGCATTCTCCGCGAAGGCAGACCTGAAAGTATCGGACGCAGCGGGCAAGGAAACGATGAGCGGCGAGATCAAGTATGCGTTTCTGGAGGGGAGCACCTATTGGGGAATGGACATGAGCCAGATGAAGAGCGCCCAGATCCCGCCGCAAGCCGCCGCCAGCATGAAGCAGATGGGCATGGCCGAGATGGTCATGGTCAGCAAGGCAGGGGCCAAGACCGCGTTGCTCGTCTATCCTGGCATGAATGCCTACGCCGAAATGCCGGTGCCTGCCGAGGCTGCTGGTGATTCCAAGGCCGACATCAAGACCGAGGCCGTGGGCGAAGAAACGGTGAACGGCCATAAGTGCAAGAAGAACAAAGTCACCATCACTGAGAACGGCAAAACGCAGACGCTGTTCACATGGAACGCCACGGACCTGAAAGATTTCCCGGTGCGCGTGGAAGTGCCCGATAACGGCAACGGCAAGGTGCAGATGGATTACAAGGACATCAAACTGGAAAAGCCCGATGCGAAGCTCTTCGAAGCACCAGCGGGTTACACCCGTTATGATAATGTCCAAGCCTTGCTGCAAGGTGAGATGATGAAACGCATGGGTGGCGGCGCTGGTGGCTTCCCCAAAGCTCCGTGA
- a CDS encoding glycine cleavage system protein H — translation MNTGTDKLYYKRSHFVTHMPVDYLYSPSHCWIAKTDREGVWRIGLTKFATRMLGEMVDHGWEIQPGGSVKPGQIVGWVEGFKAISDIYCIAQGEFLGVNPVLKEKINLIHKDSFGTGWLYEVQGTPDTRCLDVKTYRDLLDKTIDKILEKQKDSEIK, via the coding sequence ATGAACACCGGCACAGACAAGCTCTACTACAAGCGCTCACATTTCGTGACGCACATGCCGGTGGACTATCTCTACAGCCCGTCACATTGCTGGATCGCCAAGACGGATCGCGAGGGCGTCTGGCGCATCGGCCTCACCAAATTCGCCACCCGCATGCTCGGCGAGATGGTCGATCACGGCTGGGAAATCCAGCCCGGCGGCAGCGTGAAACCCGGTCAGATCGTCGGCTGGGTGGAAGGCTTCAAAGCCATCTCCGACATCTACTGCATCGCGCAGGGCGAATTCCTCGGCGTGAACCCTGTACTGAAGGAAAAGATCAACCTCATCCACAAAGACTCCTTCGGCACCGGCTGGCTCTACGAAGTGCAAGGCACCCCCGACACCCGCTGCCTCGACGTAAAGACCTACCGCGACCTGCTCGACAAAACAATCGATAAAATCTTGGAGAAACAAAAAGATTCCGAGATCAAGTAG
- a CDS encoding aspartate kinase: MALIVQKYGGTSVGNTDRIKNVARRVAEYRKRGDQIVVVVSAMSGVTDNLIKLSKEIMPLPSEREMDMLLATGEQTTIALAAMALHAIDIPAVSLTGAQAGIVTDGMHSKAKIQNISPKQVHALLDAGNVVIVAGFQGQTSDGHITTLGRGGSDLTAIALAGALKADLCQIYTDVDGVYTTDPRIVPNASKLQEIAYDEMLELAGAGAKVMQLRSVEFAKKFGVVFEVRSSLNDNPGTIVKEETAAMEGVVVRGVALDKNQAKVTLVAVPDKPGVAAKIFKALADAAVNVDMIVQNVSHGAGKPATDLSFTVEKADLLKAQKVITALKADVGYGDVISDESVAKVSIVGVGMRSHSGIAARMFDTLATEGVNIQMISTSEIKVSVIISLDKGESALKALHKAFIG, translated from the coding sequence ATGGCACTTATTGTCCAAAAATATGGCGGCACTTCGGTCGGCAATACCGACCGGATCAAGAACGTCGCCCGGCGCGTGGCGGAATATCGCAAACGCGGTGATCAGATCGTCGTCGTCGTCTCCGCGATGAGCGGGGTGACGGATAATCTCATCAAGCTCTCCAAAGAGATCATGCCGCTGCCGAGTGAGCGGGAGATGGATATGCTCCTGGCGACGGGCGAGCAGACAACCATCGCGCTCGCGGCTATGGCGCTCCACGCGATCGATATCCCGGCCGTGTCCCTCACGGGCGCGCAGGCGGGCATCGTGACGGACGGCATGCATAGCAAGGCTAAGATCCAGAACATCTCGCCGAAGCAGGTGCATGCGCTGCTCGATGCGGGCAATGTGGTCATCGTGGCCGGTTTCCAAGGCCAAACCTCGGATGGTCACATCACGACGCTGGGTCGCGGCGGTTCTGATCTTACGGCGATCGCGCTGGCGGGTGCGTTGAAGGCCGACCTTTGCCAGATTTATACGGATGTGGACGGCGTTTATACGACGGATCCGCGCATCGTTCCGAATGCGAGCAAGCTGCAGGAGATTGCCTACGATGAGATGTTGGAACTGGCGGGTGCCGGGGCCAAGGTGATGCAGTTGCGCTCGGTGGAATTTGCCAAGAAATTCGGTGTAGTGTTTGAAGTTCGCTCCAGTCTTAACGACAACCCAGGTACGATTGTGAAAGAGGAAACAGCAGCCATGGAAGGCGTCGTCGTGCGCGGCGTCGCTCTCGACAAGAATCAAGCCAAGGTCACGCTGGTGGCCGTCCCGGATAAACCGGGTGTGGCCGCCAAGATCTTCAAGGCGTTGGCCGATGCCGCCGTGAACGTGGACATGATCGTGCAGAACGTCAGCCACGGCGCAGGCAAGCCCGCCACGGATCTTTCCTTCACCGTGGAGAAGGCGGATCTCTTGAAGGCGCAGAAGGTTATCACGGCGTTGAAGGCCGATGTGGGCTATGGCGACGTGATCAGCGATGAGAGCGTGGCGAAGGTGTCGATCGTAGGCGTCGGCATGCGCAGCCACTCGGGTATCGCCGCGCGGATGTTTGATACGCTGGCGACCGAAGGCGTGAACATCCAGATGATCTCCACGAGCGAGATCAAGGTGTCCGTGATCATCAGCCTGGACAAGGGCGAGAGCGCGTTGAAGGCGTTGCACAAGGCATTCATCGGCTAA